Proteins from a single region of Planctomycetota bacterium:
- a CDS encoding adenylate kinase, whose translation MHDGPRILVLGTSGSGKSTLARAAAQRLGVGHIELDAAFHGPDWTPMDEGLFRQKVSAFTTEAAWVIDGNYGMVRDIILARATTVVWLDPPRWRVMWQVITRSAKRVIFQEKLWNDNRERLSAWLDPEHPIRWAWSTHHPRRRQFLKESEGDSRWLRLRTRREAADWLVRLADA comes from the coding sequence GTGCACGACGGCCCGCGCATCCTCGTTCTCGGCACGAGTGGTTCGGGCAAATCGACCTTGGCTCGTGCGGCCGCTCAGCGGCTTGGCGTTGGTCACATAGAGCTCGACGCCGCCTTCCACGGGCCTGACTGGACGCCGATGGACGAGGGTCTTTTTCGCCAGAAGGTGAGCGCGTTCACGACCGAAGCAGCCTGGGTCATCGACGGCAACTATGGGATGGTGCGCGACATCATCCTCGCGCGGGCCACGACGGTCGTGTGGCTCGATCCGCCGCGGTGGCGTGTGATGTGGCAGGTCATCACGCGGTCGGCGAAACGTGTTATTTTCCAGGAAAAGCTGTGGAATGACAACCGCGAACGGCTGTCTGCCTGGCTCGATCCGGAGCATCCGATTCGATGGGCGTGGTCGACGCATCATCCTCGCAGGCGTCAGTTCCTGAAGGAATCGGAAGGCGACTCTCGGTGGCTGCGGCTGCGAACGCGACGCGAAGCTGCCGATTGGCTCGTACGGTTGGCCGATGCCTGA